In Solanum pennellii chromosome 3, SPENNV200, a single window of DNA contains:
- the LOC107014401 gene encoding eukaryotic translation initiation factor 5B-like isoform X2 — protein sequence MGRKKTTEENPEPPKHGGGGGKSKKKNRVIDDDEYSVQTEEPTVQEDTVLDDDERKKPAKQGGGKSRKKNVVIDDDEYTVATEEPVVLEEKVILGGKKKAKKGKKGASNYGEDLTRDNDQEDEGIAPFSGKLNKSKQGKARASVFSTVFDTIGDEESEEDIEPVVAGGMGKTIGNSFSVALLDEEEEADTSVSKFETETVEEDDAPELIFAGKKKSSKKKKKIAVKEEDEPEQASQAVNPEEEADDDESKKQQRDVPETSKNKTKKKKGGRTVQEDEDEIDKILAELGEEAAPAPSEEKVQTQLESKDNKSKKKKSGRTAQEEDDIDKILAEIGEGPPATSAPTPSSLAQEEKGQLQPQLGDAAADKEAIEEGAMESAAAKKKKKKKEKEKEKKAAAAASSVEEKQEETKNDAKGKLADKKQSKQVREMQERLKKMKETEERKKREEEEKLRKEEEERRLQEELEKLAEEKKRLKKEREKEKLLKKKQEGKLLTGKQKEEARRLEAMRKQFLANGGTLPTGENKKETTKRPIYQTKKSKPQAQANDKTQEESIEISEVKEHHQEIVSEVDSVETEKVEDVDSTITEEKSEIADAEENEVEEEEEDDEEWDAKSWDDADLKLPGKSAFEDDEVDSEPQPITKKEIKVASSAVHGAATLPVAAKSVIPTQKTAATVTGPLKNDRSRKGEPEDRNVEQNKQKGSPEEPGAPNQNEDNLRSPICCIMGHVDTGKTKLLDCIRGTNVQEGEAGGITQQIGATYFPAENIRERTKELKADAKLKVPGLLVIDTPGHESFTNLRSRGSGLCDIAILVVDIMHGLEPQTIESLNLLKMRNTEFIVALNKVDRLYGWKVCKNAPIVKAMKQQSKDVQFEYNTRLTQIVTQFKEQGINTELYYKNKEMGKDSFSIVPTSAISGEGIPDMLLLLVQWTQKTMIERLTYSNVVQCTVLEVKVVEGHGTTIDVVLVNGVLHEGDQIVVCGMQGPIVTTIRALLTPHPMKELRVKGTYLHHKKIKAAQGIKITAQGFEHAIAGTSLYVVGPDDDVEDIKEAAMEDMKSVMSRIDKSGEGVYVQASTLGSLEALLEFLKTPEVSIPVSGIGIGPVHKKDVMKASVMLEKKKEYATILAFDVKVTQEARELSDELGVKVFMADIIYHLFDQFKAYIDTIKEEKKKEVAEEAVFPCVLKIVPNCVFNKKDPIVLGVDVLEGIIGSPICIPQKEFIDIGRIASIENNHKPVDSAKKGQRVAIKIVGFNPEEQQKMFGRHFEMEDELVSKISRRSIDILKANFRKDLSVEDWRLVMKLKTLFKIQ from the exons ATGGGGAGAAAGAAGACAACAGAAGAGAACCCTGAACCTCCCAAGCACGGCGGTGGAGGAGGGAAGTCCAAGAAGAAGAATCGAGTGATTGACGATGATGAGTACTCTGTCCAGACTGAAGAACCTACAGTTCAGGAAGATACAgtacttgatgatgatgagaGAAAGAAGCCGGCCAAGCAGGGTGGTGGTAAGTCAAGGAAGAAGAATGTGgtaattgatgatgatgaatacacTGTTGCGACAGAGGAACCTGTCGTTCTGGAAGAAAAAGTAATACTTGGTGGGAAGAAAAAAGCTAAAAAGGGGAAGAAGGGTGCCTCTAATTATGGAGAGGATTTAACAAGGGATAATGATCAAGAGGATGAAGGCATTGCCCCCTTCTCTGGGAAACTGAACAAGTCAAAGCAGGGAAAAGCCCGTGCTAGTGTGTTTTCTACAGTTTTTGATACAATTGGTGATGAAGAGTCCGAGGAAGATATAGAGCCTGTCGTTGCTGGTGGTATGGGGAAGACTATTGGCAATTCATTTAGTGTCGCGCTTCTTGATGAAGAAGAGGAGGCAGATACTTCTGTTTCTAAGTTTGAGACAGAGACAGTTGAAGAGGATGATGCGCCAGAACTTATTTTTGCAGGTAAAAAGAAGTCatctaagaagaagaaaaaaattgctgttaaggaagaagatgaaccaGAACAAGCTAGCCAAGCGGTTAACCCTGAAGAAGAAGCTGATGATGATGAAAGCAAAAAGCAGCAAAGAGATGTACCAGAAACTTCTAAGAATAAAACCAAGAAGAAAAAGGGTGGTCGTACAGTTCAAGAAGATGAGGATGAGATTGACAAGATTCTAGCAGAACTTGGTGAAGAAGCTGCTCCTGCACCGTCTGAAGAGAAAGTACAGACTCAGCTGGAGTCAAAAGATAATAAAtctaagaagaaaaagagtgGTAGAACGGCTCAAGAGGAGGATGACATTGACAAAATTCTGGCAGAAATTGGTGAAGGGCCACCAGCTACATCTGCACCTACTCCTTCTTCTCTTGCACAAGAGGAGAAAGGCCAATTGCAGCCTCAACTAGGTGATGCTGCTGCTGATAAGGAAGCAATTGAAGAAGGAGCTATGGAGTCTGCTgctgcaaagaagaagaaaaagaagaaggagaaggaaaaagaaaaaaaggcaGCTGCTGCTGCCTCTAGTGTAGAGGAAAAGcaggaagaaacaaaaaatgacGCAAAAGGGAAATTGGCTGATAAGAAACAGTCAAAGCAGGTTAGGGAGATGCAAGAGAGACTCAAAAAGATGAAGGAAACTGAAGAAAGGAAGAAGAGGGAAGAGGAGGAGAAGTTAAGGAAGGAAGAAGAGGAACGGCGTCTTCAGGAAGAGCTAGAAAAACTTGCAGAAGAGAAGAAACGTTTGAAAAAGGAGAGAGAAAAGGAAAAGCTCTTGAAGAAGAAACAAGAGGGGAAACTGCTTACAGGAAAGCAAAAGGAAGAAGCTCGAAGATTAGAAGCAATGAGGAAACAATTTCTTGCTAATGGTGGGACACTCCCCACTGGGGAGAATAAGAAAGAGACAACCAAACGGCCAATTTATCAAACGAAGAAGTCAAAACCACAAGCTCAGGCTAATGACAAAACGCAGGAAGAGTCTATTGAAATATCAGAAGTTAAAGAACATCATCAGGAGATTGTGTCAGAGGTTGATTCTGTGGAAACTGAGAAAGTTGAGGATGTGGATTCGACAATTACCGAGGAAAAGTCAGAAATAGCTGATGCAGAAgaaaatgaagttgaagaagaagaggaagatgatgaagaatggGATGCAAAAAGTTGGGATGATGCTGATCTGAAACTGCCTGGTAAGAGTGCTTTTGAAGATGACGAGGTAGATTCAGAACCGCAGCCTATAACTAAGAAAGAGATTAAGGTTGCAAGTTCAGCTGTTCATGGTGCAGCGACTCTGCCTGTTGCTGCCAAGTCGGTGATTCCTACTCAAAAAACTGCTGCAACTGTAACAGGTCCACTGAAGAATGACCGAAGTAGGAAGGGTGAGCCTGAGGATAGGAATGTAGAGCAAAATAAGCAGAAAGGCAGTCCTGAAGAACCTGGTGCTCCTAACCAGAATGAAGACAATCTCCGGTCTCCTATTTGCTGTATTATGGGGCATGTTGATACTGGTAAAACCAAGCTACTTGATTGCATACGAGGCACCAATGTTCAAGAAGGTGAAGCTGGAGGGATTACTCAGCAGATAGGTGCCACTTACTTTCCAGCTGAGAATATACGTGAGAGAACTAAGGAGCTCAAAGCTGATGCGAAGCTGAAGGTCCCTGGTTTGTTGGTCATCGACACTCCTGGACATGAATCTTTCACGAATCTGCGTTCTCGAGGTTCAGGCTTATGTGATATTGCAATTTTGGTTGTTGACATCATGCATGGACTAGAACCACAGACCATAGAGTCACTTAATCTTCTTAAGATGAGGAACACAGAATTTATTGTTGCTCTGAATAAG GTGGATAGGCTTTATGGATGGAAAGTTTGCAAAAATGCTCCCATTGTGAAGGCGATGAAACAACAGTCCAAAGATgttcaatttgaatataatacGAGGCTTACTCAG ATTGTTACCCAGTTCAAGGAACAGGGCATAAATACAGAATTGTActataaaaacaaagaaatggGGAAGGACAGTTTCAGTATTGTACCAACTAGTGCTATTAG TGGTGAGGGTATTCCTGACATGCTGTTGTTACTTGTTCAATGGACACAAAAGACAATGATTGAGAGGCTTACTTACAGCAATGTGGTTCAG TGCACGGTGTTGGAGGTTAAGGTTGTTGAAGGGCATGGAACGACTATTGACGTGGTTTTGGTTAATGGTGTTCTTCATGAAGGAGATCAGATTGTCGTTTGTGGCATGCAG GGACCCATCGTTACCACAATCAGAGCACTACTAACGCCTCACCCCATGAAGGAACTCCGAGTAAAG GGAACATATTTGCATCATAAGAAAATCAAGGCTGCCCAGGGTATAAAGATAACCGCCCAG GGTTTTGAGCATGCAATTGCTGGAACTAGTCTATATGTTGTGGGGCCTGATGATGATGTGGAAGACATCAAAGAAGCAGCTATGGAAGATATGAAGTCAGTGATGAGCAGGATCGACAAAAGTGGAGAGGGAGTATATGTTCAAGCATCTACACTTGGATCATTGGAAGCTTTGCTGGAATTTTTGAAGACCCCAGAAGTAAGCATACCTGTCAGTGGTATTGGCATAGGTCCTGTGCATAAAAAGGATGTCATGAAAGCTAGTGTTATGcttgagaagaagaaagagtATGCAACCATTTTGGCCTTTGATGTTAAAGTGACACAGGAAGCTCGGGAACTTTCAGATGAACTTGGTGTCAAGGTTTTTATGGCTGATATTATATATCATCTATTTGATCAGTTTAAAGCCTACATTGACACTatcaaggaagaaaaaaagaaggaagtTGCTGAAGAAGCAGTCTTCCCATGTGTGCTCAAGATCGTACCGAATTGTGTCTTCAACAAGAAGGATCCAATTGTTCTGGGAGTTGATGTTCTTGAAGGCATT ATTGGATCTCCTATATGTATTCCTCAAAAGGAGTTCATTGATATTGGTCGTATTGCATCCATTGAGAACAACCATAAGCCTGTTGACTCTGCAAAGAAAGGCCAAAGGGTGGCCATTAAG ATAGTTGGATTTAACCCTGAGGAGCAACAAAAGATGTTTGGTAGGCATTTTGAAATGGAAGATGAGCTTGTCAGCAAAATTTCAAGGAGGTCTATTGACATACTCAAGGCCAATTTCCGG AAAGACCTCTCAGTTGAGGATTGGAGACTTGTCATGAAATTGAAGACCCTCTTTAAGATACAATGA
- the LOC107014401 gene encoding eukaryotic translation initiation factor 5B-like isoform X1: protein MGRKKTTEENPEPPKHGGGGGKSKKKNRVIDDDEYSVQTEEPTVQEDTVLDDDERKKPAKQGGGKSRKKNVVIDDDEYTVATEEPVVLEEKVILGGKKKAKKGKKGASNYGEDLTRDNDQEDEGIAPFSGKLNKSKQGKARASVFSTVFDTIGDEESEEDIEPVVAGGMGKTIGNSFSVALLDEEEEADTSVSKFETETVEEDDAPELIFAGKKKSSKKKKKIAVKEEDEPEQASQAVNPEEEADDDESKKQQRDVPETSKNKTKKKKGGRTVQEDEDEIDKILAELGEEAAPAPSEEKVQTQLESKDNKSKKKKSGRTAQEEDDIDKILAEIGEGPPATSAPTPSSLAQEEKGQLQPQLGDAAADKEAIEEGAMESAAAKKKKKKKEKEKEKKAAAAASSVEEKQEETKNDAKGKLADKKQSKQVREMQERLKKMKETEERKKREEEEKLRKEEEERRLQEELEKLAEEKKRLKKEREKEKLLKKKQEGKLLTGKQKEEARRLEAMRKQFLANGGTLPTGENKKETTKRPIYQTKKSKPQAQANDKTQEESIEISEVKEHHQEIVSEVDSVETEKVEDVDSTITEEKSEIADAEENEVEEEEEDDEEWDAKSWDDADLKLPGKSAFEDDEVDSEPQPITKKEIKVASSAVHGAATLPVAAKSVIPTQKTAATVTGPLKNDRSRKGEPEDRNVEQNKQKGSPEEPGAPNQNEDNLRSPICCIMGHVDTGKTKLLDCIRGTNVQEGEAGGITQQIGATYFPAENIRERTKELKADAKLKVPGLLVIDTPGHESFTNLRSRGSGLCDIAILVVDIMHGLEPQTIESLNLLKMRNTEFIVALNKVDRLYGWKVCKNAPIVKAMKQQSKDVQFEYNTRLTQIVTQFKEQGINTELYYKNKEMGKDSFSIVPTSAISGEGIPDMLLLLVQWTQKTMIERLTYSNVVQCTVLEVKVVEGHGTTIDVVLVNGVLHEGDQIVVCGMQGPIVTTIRALLTPHPMKELRVKGTYLHHKKIKAAQGIKITAQGFEHAIAGTSLYVVGPDDDVEDIKEAAMEDMKSVMSRIDKSGEGVYVQASTLGSLEALLEFLKTPEVSIPVSGIGIGPVHKKDVMKASVMLEKKKEYATILAFDVKVTQEARELSDELGVKVFMADIIYHLFDQFKAYIDTIKEEKKKEVAEEAVFPCVLKIVPNCVFNKKDPIVLGVDVLEGIVRIGSPICIPQKEFIDIGRIASIENNHKPVDSAKKGQRVAIKIVGFNPEEQQKMFGRHFEMEDELVSKISRRSIDILKANFRKDLSVEDWRLVMKLKTLFKIQ, encoded by the exons ATGGGGAGAAAGAAGACAACAGAAGAGAACCCTGAACCTCCCAAGCACGGCGGTGGAGGAGGGAAGTCCAAGAAGAAGAATCGAGTGATTGACGATGATGAGTACTCTGTCCAGACTGAAGAACCTACAGTTCAGGAAGATACAgtacttgatgatgatgagaGAAAGAAGCCGGCCAAGCAGGGTGGTGGTAAGTCAAGGAAGAAGAATGTGgtaattgatgatgatgaatacacTGTTGCGACAGAGGAACCTGTCGTTCTGGAAGAAAAAGTAATACTTGGTGGGAAGAAAAAAGCTAAAAAGGGGAAGAAGGGTGCCTCTAATTATGGAGAGGATTTAACAAGGGATAATGATCAAGAGGATGAAGGCATTGCCCCCTTCTCTGGGAAACTGAACAAGTCAAAGCAGGGAAAAGCCCGTGCTAGTGTGTTTTCTACAGTTTTTGATACAATTGGTGATGAAGAGTCCGAGGAAGATATAGAGCCTGTCGTTGCTGGTGGTATGGGGAAGACTATTGGCAATTCATTTAGTGTCGCGCTTCTTGATGAAGAAGAGGAGGCAGATACTTCTGTTTCTAAGTTTGAGACAGAGACAGTTGAAGAGGATGATGCGCCAGAACTTATTTTTGCAGGTAAAAAGAAGTCatctaagaagaagaaaaaaattgctgttaaggaagaagatgaaccaGAACAAGCTAGCCAAGCGGTTAACCCTGAAGAAGAAGCTGATGATGATGAAAGCAAAAAGCAGCAAAGAGATGTACCAGAAACTTCTAAGAATAAAACCAAGAAGAAAAAGGGTGGTCGTACAGTTCAAGAAGATGAGGATGAGATTGACAAGATTCTAGCAGAACTTGGTGAAGAAGCTGCTCCTGCACCGTCTGAAGAGAAAGTACAGACTCAGCTGGAGTCAAAAGATAATAAAtctaagaagaaaaagagtgGTAGAACGGCTCAAGAGGAGGATGACATTGACAAAATTCTGGCAGAAATTGGTGAAGGGCCACCAGCTACATCTGCACCTACTCCTTCTTCTCTTGCACAAGAGGAGAAAGGCCAATTGCAGCCTCAACTAGGTGATGCTGCTGCTGATAAGGAAGCAATTGAAGAAGGAGCTATGGAGTCTGCTgctgcaaagaagaagaaaaagaagaaggagaaggaaaaagaaaaaaaggcaGCTGCTGCTGCCTCTAGTGTAGAGGAAAAGcaggaagaaacaaaaaatgacGCAAAAGGGAAATTGGCTGATAAGAAACAGTCAAAGCAGGTTAGGGAGATGCAAGAGAGACTCAAAAAGATGAAGGAAACTGAAGAAAGGAAGAAGAGGGAAGAGGAGGAGAAGTTAAGGAAGGAAGAAGAGGAACGGCGTCTTCAGGAAGAGCTAGAAAAACTTGCAGAAGAGAAGAAACGTTTGAAAAAGGAGAGAGAAAAGGAAAAGCTCTTGAAGAAGAAACAAGAGGGGAAACTGCTTACAGGAAAGCAAAAGGAAGAAGCTCGAAGATTAGAAGCAATGAGGAAACAATTTCTTGCTAATGGTGGGACACTCCCCACTGGGGAGAATAAGAAAGAGACAACCAAACGGCCAATTTATCAAACGAAGAAGTCAAAACCACAAGCTCAGGCTAATGACAAAACGCAGGAAGAGTCTATTGAAATATCAGAAGTTAAAGAACATCATCAGGAGATTGTGTCAGAGGTTGATTCTGTGGAAACTGAGAAAGTTGAGGATGTGGATTCGACAATTACCGAGGAAAAGTCAGAAATAGCTGATGCAGAAgaaaatgaagttgaagaagaagaggaagatgatgaagaatggGATGCAAAAAGTTGGGATGATGCTGATCTGAAACTGCCTGGTAAGAGTGCTTTTGAAGATGACGAGGTAGATTCAGAACCGCAGCCTATAACTAAGAAAGAGATTAAGGTTGCAAGTTCAGCTGTTCATGGTGCAGCGACTCTGCCTGTTGCTGCCAAGTCGGTGATTCCTACTCAAAAAACTGCTGCAACTGTAACAGGTCCACTGAAGAATGACCGAAGTAGGAAGGGTGAGCCTGAGGATAGGAATGTAGAGCAAAATAAGCAGAAAGGCAGTCCTGAAGAACCTGGTGCTCCTAACCAGAATGAAGACAATCTCCGGTCTCCTATTTGCTGTATTATGGGGCATGTTGATACTGGTAAAACCAAGCTACTTGATTGCATACGAGGCACCAATGTTCAAGAAGGTGAAGCTGGAGGGATTACTCAGCAGATAGGTGCCACTTACTTTCCAGCTGAGAATATACGTGAGAGAACTAAGGAGCTCAAAGCTGATGCGAAGCTGAAGGTCCCTGGTTTGTTGGTCATCGACACTCCTGGACATGAATCTTTCACGAATCTGCGTTCTCGAGGTTCAGGCTTATGTGATATTGCAATTTTGGTTGTTGACATCATGCATGGACTAGAACCACAGACCATAGAGTCACTTAATCTTCTTAAGATGAGGAACACAGAATTTATTGTTGCTCTGAATAAG GTGGATAGGCTTTATGGATGGAAAGTTTGCAAAAATGCTCCCATTGTGAAGGCGATGAAACAACAGTCCAAAGATgttcaatttgaatataatacGAGGCTTACTCAG ATTGTTACCCAGTTCAAGGAACAGGGCATAAATACAGAATTGTActataaaaacaaagaaatggGGAAGGACAGTTTCAGTATTGTACCAACTAGTGCTATTAG TGGTGAGGGTATTCCTGACATGCTGTTGTTACTTGTTCAATGGACACAAAAGACAATGATTGAGAGGCTTACTTACAGCAATGTGGTTCAG TGCACGGTGTTGGAGGTTAAGGTTGTTGAAGGGCATGGAACGACTATTGACGTGGTTTTGGTTAATGGTGTTCTTCATGAAGGAGATCAGATTGTCGTTTGTGGCATGCAG GGACCCATCGTTACCACAATCAGAGCACTACTAACGCCTCACCCCATGAAGGAACTCCGAGTAAAG GGAACATATTTGCATCATAAGAAAATCAAGGCTGCCCAGGGTATAAAGATAACCGCCCAG GGTTTTGAGCATGCAATTGCTGGAACTAGTCTATATGTTGTGGGGCCTGATGATGATGTGGAAGACATCAAAGAAGCAGCTATGGAAGATATGAAGTCAGTGATGAGCAGGATCGACAAAAGTGGAGAGGGAGTATATGTTCAAGCATCTACACTTGGATCATTGGAAGCTTTGCTGGAATTTTTGAAGACCCCAGAAGTAAGCATACCTGTCAGTGGTATTGGCATAGGTCCTGTGCATAAAAAGGATGTCATGAAAGCTAGTGTTATGcttgagaagaagaaagagtATGCAACCATTTTGGCCTTTGATGTTAAAGTGACACAGGAAGCTCGGGAACTTTCAGATGAACTTGGTGTCAAGGTTTTTATGGCTGATATTATATATCATCTATTTGATCAGTTTAAAGCCTACATTGACACTatcaaggaagaaaaaaagaaggaagtTGCTGAAGAAGCAGTCTTCCCATGTGTGCTCAAGATCGTACCGAATTGTGTCTTCAACAAGAAGGATCCAATTGTTCTGGGAGTTGATGTTCTTGAAGGCATTGTAAGG ATTGGATCTCCTATATGTATTCCTCAAAAGGAGTTCATTGATATTGGTCGTATTGCATCCATTGAGAACAACCATAAGCCTGTTGACTCTGCAAAGAAAGGCCAAAGGGTGGCCATTAAG ATAGTTGGATTTAACCCTGAGGAGCAACAAAAGATGTTTGGTAGGCATTTTGAAATGGAAGATGAGCTTGTCAGCAAAATTTCAAGGAGGTCTATTGACATACTCAAGGCCAATTTCCGG AAAGACCTCTCAGTTGAGGATTGGAGACTTGTCATGAAATTGAAGACCCTCTTTAAGATACAATGA